The Anopheles merus strain MAF chromosome 2L, AmerM5.1, whole genome shotgun sequence genome has a segment encoding these proteins:
- the LOC121591362 gene encoding uncharacterized protein LOC121591362, whose translation MDDMLTGVNNIPEGQRVCQQLINLLASGGFCLRKWATNNRQIFEHLPQHLQDERTILNLDAKSPIIKTLGLKWNVSTDAFVFNIPRWNVDNIITKRNALSDVAKLFDPIGLVGPVIIQAKLFLQELWKCQITWDEPLTPALQNRWLLFREKLAMLQTIHIPRWLLTDQRATNLQMHCFCDASEKAYGAAIYLRSINTDGRVTTNLITAKSKVAPLADSRKQKRVCLPRLELSAALLLAHSYEKVSDALKLQVETIFWSDSTIVLQWLSATPSRWKTFIANRVSEIQHITHGKDWLAQPSEEWPNTHQPRQEEFTTDELEERPICMAAQSVAPNELFSLRSTFTGLQRLVAWLRRFRHNTNPANHLQRRLDHHLSLEELAESKLCLVRLAQAESFPEDIKHLSKGDSVGYNSPLKQLAPFLQDGLLRVGGRLRHAPIPFDRKHPYILPANHPLTNQIATLYHRTYQHANPQLLIASMRKRFWPLRAKNLARRILLQMLSLPPHTCAATHGRPSNRESYTNVNFLTHRSRLVWTDTLSTYISEGATHQGLRSDIRLYGHFLIHRPIVSLAEPSLEKLPFNRLDRWQKVQEFVRRLWKRWSTDYLSGLQQRTKWTKQKDNVKLDTMVLLKEDGLLPSKWFLGRVTQIIKGADDNIRMVIVKTKDGDFKRSISKICVLPTDEPSSSC comes from the exons ATGGACGACATGCTGACTGGCGTAAACAACATTCCCGAGGGTCAACGAGTATGTCAGCAACTCATCAATCTTCTGGCTTCTGGTGGATTCTGCTTGCGGAAATGGGCCACCAACAACAGGCAGATCTTCGAACATCTGCCCCAGCATCTGCAAGATGAAAGGACGATTCTCAACTTGGATGCGAAGTCACCGATCATCAAGACACTCGGACTGAAATGGAACGTTTCCACCGACGCCTTTGTGTTCAACATCCCACGCTGGAACGTAgacaacatcatcaccaaaCGAAACGCGCTTTCGGATGTTGCGAAACTGTTCGACCCAATCGGACTGGTTGGACCAGTTATCATCCAAGCCAAGCTGTTCCTTCAAGAGCTGTGGAAATGTCAGATCACCTGGGACGAACCGTTAACACCAGCACTACAAAACCGATGGCTTCTGTTTCGCGAGAAGTTGGCCATGCTGCAAACGATTCACATTCCACGCTGGCTCTTAACCGATCAACGAGCAACGAATCTACAAATGCATTGCTTTTGTGATGCATCCGAGAAGGCATACGGAGCGGCGATTTACCTGCGTTCGATCAACACCGATGGACGTGTGACAACCAACCTCATCACTGCAAAATCCAAGGTGGCACCACTAGCAGACTCCCGTAAGCAAAAGCGTGTTTGCTTACCCCGACTGGAGCTTTCTGCAGCACTGCTACTGGCACACTCGTACGAGAAGGTATCAGACGCCTTGAAGCTTCAGGTCGAGACCATCTTTTGGTCTGACTCAACCATCGTCCTGCAATGGTTGTCTGCAACTCCGTCACGCTGGAAAACCTTCATCGCTAACCGGGTGTCCGAGATCCAACACATCACTCACGGCAAGGACTGGCTGGCGCAACCATCAGAGGAATGGCCGAACACTCATCAACCTCGACAGGAAGAATTCACCACGGACGAATTGGAGGAGCGACCAATCTGCATGGCTGCACAATCCGTGGCTCCGAACGAACTTTTTAGCCTCCGTTCAACGTTCACCGGACTGCAACGTCTGGTTGCGTGGCTAAGAAGATTCCGACACAACACGAATCCTGCTAATCATTTACAACGCAGACTGGATCATCATCTCAGCTTGGAGGAACTAGCCGAATCTAAACTGTGTCTAGTTCGCCTCGCTCAAGCTGAATCCTTCCCAGAAGACATCAAACATCTATCGAAAGGCGATTCGGTCGGCTACAACTCACCTTTAAAACAACTAGCACCGTTTCTACAAGATGGCCTGCTACGAGTGGGCGGAAGATTGCGACATGCACCAATCCCGTTCGACCGAAAGCATCCGTACATCTTACCCGCCAACCATCCGCTGACGAATCAGATTGCAACCCTGTATCATCGGACCTATCAACATGCGAATCCACAACTACTGATAGCGAGCATGCGAAAACGATTTTGGCCACTGCGAGCAAAAAACCTGGCCAGAAGAATCCTGCTACAAATGCTATCGTTGCCGCCCCACACCTGCGCAGCAACTCATGGGCGACCTTCCAACAGAGAGAGTTACACCAACGTCAACTTTCTTACACACCGGAGTCGACTTGTGTGGACCGATACACTATCGACATACATCTCGGAAGGCGCAACTCATCAAGGGCTACGTAGCGATATTCGTCTGTATG GTCACTTCCTCATTCATCGCCCCATCGTATCCCTGGCCGAACCATCGCTGGAAAAGCTGCCGTTCAACCGTCTCGATCGCTGGCAAAAGGTGCAAGAGTTTGTCCGTCGACTATGGAAACGCTGGTCAACAGACTACTTGTCCGGACTACAGCAGAGAACCAAGTGGACCAAGCAGAAGGACAACGTGAAGCTGGATACCATGGTGCTGCTGAAGGAGGACGGTCTACTTCCATCGAAATGGTTTCTTGGCCGCGTCACGCAGATCATCAAGGGAGCTGACGACAACATCCGAATGGTCATCGTCAAGACGAAAGATGGAGACTTCAAGCGTTCCATCTCTAAAATCTGCGTTCTTCCCACCGACGAGCCATCCAGTTCATGCTAG